A genomic region of Pongo pygmaeus isolate AG05252 chromosome 7, NHGRI_mPonPyg2-v2.0_pri, whole genome shotgun sequence contains the following coding sequences:
- the LOC129042907 gene encoding beta-defensin 108B-like, whose product MKPNFLLSSTVRIAVLLFTIFFFMSQVLPARGKFNEISECPNGSCRDFCLKTEIHVERCLNSRPCCLPLGHQQRIESTTPKKEGSLLDFY is encoded by the exons aTGAAGccaaactttcttctttcttcaaccGTGAGGATTGCTGTCCTCCTCTTCacgattttcttctttatgagcCAGGTTCTACCAG CCAGGGGCAAATTCAACGAGATCTCTGAATGTCCAAATGGCTCTTGTCGGGACTTTTGCCTCAAAACAGAAATCCATGTTGAGAGATGCTTAAATAGCCGACCCTGCTGCCTTCCTCTGGGGCATCAACAAAGAATTGAGAGCACTACACCCAAAAAGGAAGGAAGCCTGTT GGATTTTTATTGA